In one Arthrobacter jinronghuae genomic region, the following are encoded:
- a CDS encoding ComF family protein produces MDMPNRRLDRMLYSPAGQGIAAALSGLAAGLAPVSCVACGAPDHSLCRVCTARIRRGTLHPYPAQEGAGALPAAEPGVPGADPTGADPTGADPDLFVPLPVLAAGVYSGGLARTVLAFKNRGHTDLAGFLAPVLADVLQAAVTDVRRREGDVPLVLVPVPGTGGSLRKRGYFPLALLLRRLRRRRLLPAGCAVVSLVSIPTGYGTAGALLRRWNHGGGPAGASGPQKGLGRNARRRNVRNTMTAGMPGGLAGVNCLVIDDVLTTGATIAETVRALRRAGARVLGAAVIAATPAPERNTTPTDPAVPGVRSTGAGNGIARRE; encoded by the coding sequence ATGGATATGCCGAATCGCCGGCTGGACCGGATGCTTTACTCACCGGCGGGGCAGGGGATCGCCGCTGCGCTGTCCGGTTTGGCTGCCGGGCTGGCACCTGTCTCCTGCGTGGCCTGCGGGGCGCCGGACCATTCTCTGTGCAGGGTATGCACGGCGAGGATCCGGCGCGGCACGCTGCATCCGTATCCTGCGCAGGAAGGTGCCGGGGCGCTTCCCGCCGCAGAACCGGGAGTCCCAGGCGCGGACCCGACAGGCGCGGACCCGACCGGCGCGGACCCTGACCTCTTTGTCCCGTTGCCGGTCCTGGCGGCAGGCGTGTACTCGGGCGGGCTCGCGCGGACAGTCCTTGCTTTTAAGAACCGGGGGCACACCGACCTGGCCGGGTTCCTGGCACCGGTTCTGGCGGACGTCCTGCAGGCAGCGGTAACGGATGTACGCCGAAGGGAGGGGGACGTTCCACTGGTGCTGGTCCCGGTGCCAGGCACCGGCGGCTCGCTTCGGAAACGCGGCTATTTTCCGCTGGCGCTGCTGCTGAGGAGGCTCCGGCGCCGGCGGTTGTTGCCTGCCGGCTGCGCCGTGGTTTCCCTTGTATCCATACCAACGGGGTACGGCACGGCGGGCGCACTGCTGCGGCGGTGGAACCACGGGGGAGGGCCTGCCGGCGCATCCGGCCCGCAAAAGGGACTCGGCCGCAACGCGCGGCGACGCAACGTCCGGAACACCATGACCGCCGGTATGCCGGGAGGACTTGCGGGCGTCAACTGCCTGGTGATTGATGACGTATTGACCACGGGAGCCACTATTGCGGAGACGGTGCGGGCACTGCGCCGGGCGGGTGCCCGGGTCCTTGGTGCGGCGGTTATTGCAGCCACACCAGCCCCGGAACGTAACACAACTCCCACAGACCCTGCCGTTCCGGGGGTCCGTTCCACGGGCGCCGGAAACGGAATCGCGAGACGTGAATAA
- a CDS encoding LpqB family beta-propeller domain-containing protein, which translates to MPTKRKVLPKARRGRTGRMLVLWLSIVLVLVGCSSIPTVGPVGTASAENNGETGEDAVFSPEGPAEDASPQDIIRGFMEAGRGAADDYSVARQFLAPELATTWSPEERVTIYRSSRIVAMPEPDLFQIQLEVQGRVNVRGIRTDAAEGSTEAFPVQLENVDGQWRLSAVPDGIIVSLASFPAIFIAHNLYFYSSDYQYWVPDTRWFIQRAGIAANIVKELLVGPAPYLQGAVLSAFPSGTALARDAVPVASGKAVVDFADESLRDSSDRNRQQMVKQLEQNLRGLNNVTSVRMTVDQRDVDLGKGSGELPSAVADPSAGATQIVVYQDELAYYADGPEPIGDIPSVAEYGPRHPAMSVDGSVIAFLNSQEDTLLVTGTGQDVSVVAEAERFTAPSVDPRRWVWTSQPTDTGSQVLAVPPGGDRSSAAVLSAPWLEGQTVTELRISRDGTRALVAANRDGRSEVMIAGVVRSAEGVPVSLTAPMVQQVPPEAGAVNRVKWASEDTVVAVQSGAEEAVPVILSTRRDPDLLSAKEGITGLSAGNGAEDTFIQTSEGIFNKVGSSWTLRTEGIRDPAFPG; encoded by the coding sequence ATGCCTACTAAGCGGAAGGTGCTGCCCAAGGCGCGCCGGGGACGGACCGGAAGGATGCTGGTTCTGTGGCTCAGTATCGTTCTGGTTCTGGTCGGCTGCTCCTCGATACCCACCGTTGGACCGGTAGGCACGGCATCGGCGGAGAATAACGGGGAAACGGGCGAGGACGCGGTTTTCTCGCCCGAGGGTCCGGCCGAGGATGCCTCGCCGCAGGACATCATCCGCGGCTTTATGGAGGCAGGCAGGGGCGCAGCAGACGATTACAGCGTGGCCCGGCAATTCCTGGCCCCGGAGCTGGCGACTACATGGTCCCCCGAGGAACGGGTGACCATTTACCGGTCCTCACGCATCGTGGCCATGCCGGAACCGGACCTGTTCCAGATTCAGCTGGAAGTGCAGGGGCGGGTGAATGTCCGGGGCATCCGGACGGACGCCGCGGAGGGCAGCACCGAAGCTTTCCCCGTCCAGCTCGAAAATGTGGACGGACAATGGAGGCTCAGCGCCGTCCCCGACGGGATCATCGTGTCCCTGGCGAGTTTCCCTGCGATTTTCATCGCCCACAACCTCTACTTCTATTCGAGTGATTACCAGTACTGGGTCCCGGATACGCGGTGGTTCATTCAGCGCGCCGGCATTGCCGCCAACATCGTCAAGGAACTTCTCGTAGGACCCGCTCCGTACCTCCAGGGTGCAGTCCTCAGCGCCTTCCCTTCCGGAACCGCCTTGGCACGCGATGCGGTCCCGGTGGCCTCGGGAAAGGCTGTCGTGGATTTCGCGGATGAATCGCTGCGGGACTCCAGCGACCGGAACCGGCAGCAGATGGTGAAGCAGCTCGAACAAAACCTGCGCGGCCTCAACAACGTCACCTCTGTGCGGATGACGGTGGACCAGCGGGACGTAGACCTCGGCAAGGGCAGCGGCGAGCTGCCGTCCGCCGTGGCAGACCCGTCCGCCGGAGCCACACAGATCGTGGTCTATCAGGACGAACTGGCCTACTACGCGGACGGTCCCGAACCGATCGGGGATATTCCGTCAGTGGCGGAATACGGCCCCCGGCATCCGGCCATGTCTGTGGATGGATCGGTCATCGCCTTCCTGAACAGCCAGGAGGACACGCTGCTGGTGACGGGAACGGGACAGGACGTTTCAGTGGTGGCCGAGGCCGAAAGGTTTACGGCGCCCAGCGTGGATCCCCGCCGGTGGGTCTGGACTTCCCAGCCCACGGATACCGGATCCCAGGTTCTCGCGGTACCGCCCGGGGGAGACCGGAGTTCCGCGGCCGTCCTTTCTGCGCCGTGGCTGGAGGGGCAGACCGTGACGGAACTGCGGATTTCCCGCGACGGCACCCGGGCCCTGGTGGCGGCGAACCGGGACGGACGCAGCGAGGTGATGATTGCCGGCGTCGTCCGGTCAGCCGAAGGCGTTCCCGTCTCCCTCACGGCTCCGATGGTCCAACAGGTGCCGCCGGAAGCGGGGGCCGTGAACCGGGTCAAGTGGGCTTCGGAAGACACAGTGGTTGCCGTCCAGTCCGGTGCGGAGGAAGCCGTGCCGGTAATCCTCAGCACCAGGCGTGATCCGGATCTGCTTTCCGCGAAGGAAGGGATCACGGGCCTCAGCGCGGGAAACGGCGCTGAGGACACTTTCATCCAGACCTCGGAGGGCATCTTCAACAAGGTGGGGAGCAGTTGGACGCTCCGGACGGAAGGAATCCGGGACCCGGCTTTCCCGGGGTGA
- the mtrB gene encoding MtrAB system histidine kinase MtrB, with product MALQGLVRLRDSFRRATFHRIARLWRRSLQFKTVVSTLLLVALAGAGIGAFLSHQIADSLYEERLTQFRTEATSGLSKVKDNFRDTAASDREGTDRLVMDTLPLLEGQGADAQRTYLLTPLPTEEPLYVTSSVNSGTITASGIPVALSDAVIASDATASETDYVFWSPLELANGEPGIAFGTKVTLPPDSSEYALYLIYDLHSMQATLDDIHRILWIAGFLLLAISGTIAWIVAKAGLGAVSDAAAVSEKLAAGELQERMEVKGEDEVARLAASFNRMAGTLQDQITQLATLSRMQQVFVSDVSHELRTPLTTVRMAAEVLYEARDSFDPMYRRSTELLYHQVERFQALLADLLEISRFDAGAAALDLEPTDVFHIVRDVIDATEPLANNCGSEVVVVSKESSCVVDADPRRIERILRNLLVNALEHGEGEPIEIAIAASEEAVGIAVRDHGIGMTEEDAEHVFDRFWRADPARARTTGGSGLGLSIATEDTRLHGGWLEAWGEPGNGSCFRLTLPRRHGAGFDSSPVPLSPREVAAGPLALTAAAPIREEDIDAY from the coding sequence ATGGCGCTGCAGGGCCTGGTACGCCTGCGGGATTCCTTTCGGCGGGCCACCTTCCATCGGATCGCCCGCCTGTGGCGGAGGTCCCTGCAGTTCAAGACGGTGGTTTCCACGCTCCTCCTGGTGGCGCTTGCAGGTGCCGGGATCGGTGCCTTTCTCTCCCACCAGATTGCCGATTCCCTCTATGAAGAGCGGCTGACACAGTTCCGAACCGAAGCGACGTCGGGCCTGTCCAAAGTGAAGGACAACTTCCGGGACACCGCCGCTAGCGACCGGGAGGGCACCGACCGGCTGGTCATGGACACGCTTCCGTTGCTGGAAGGCCAAGGTGCAGACGCCCAGCGGACTTATCTGCTCACCCCGCTGCCGACCGAGGAGCCCCTGTACGTCACGTCCTCTGTGAACAGCGGAACCATTACCGCCAGCGGCATTCCGGTGGCCCTCAGCGACGCCGTTATCGCCAGCGATGCCACAGCGTCCGAGACGGATTACGTGTTCTGGTCTCCGCTTGAGCTCGCCAACGGCGAGCCCGGCATAGCGTTCGGCACCAAGGTCACACTGCCCCCGGACAGCTCGGAATATGCCCTCTACCTGATCTATGACCTGCATTCGATGCAGGCGACGCTCGACGACATCCACCGGATTCTCTGGATCGCGGGATTCCTGCTGCTTGCCATCAGCGGCACGATCGCGTGGATCGTAGCCAAGGCCGGCCTGGGCGCGGTCAGCGACGCGGCAGCGGTGTCGGAGAAGCTGGCAGCAGGTGAGCTGCAGGAGCGCATGGAGGTCAAGGGCGAGGACGAAGTTGCGCGCCTGGCGGCGTCGTTCAACCGCATGGCCGGCACGCTGCAGGACCAGATCACCCAGCTGGCTACACTGTCGCGTATGCAGCAGGTGTTCGTCTCCGACGTCTCACACGAGCTGCGGACGCCGCTCACCACGGTCCGCATGGCCGCGGAGGTGCTCTACGAAGCGCGCGACAGCTTTGATCCGATGTACCGGCGTTCCACGGAACTGCTCTATCACCAAGTGGAGCGGTTCCAGGCGCTGTTGGCGGACCTGCTGGAGATTTCCCGGTTCGACGCCGGGGCGGCTGCGCTCGATTTGGAACCCACAGATGTCTTCCATATTGTCCGTGACGTCATCGACGCCACGGAGCCGCTCGCGAACAACTGCGGCTCCGAGGTGGTTGTGGTGTCCAAGGAGTCCAGCTGCGTTGTGGACGCCGATCCGCGCCGGATCGAGCGGATCCTGCGCAACCTGCTGGTGAACGCATTGGAGCACGGTGAAGGAGAACCCATCGAAATTGCGATAGCAGCTTCCGAGGAGGCTGTGGGCATAGCGGTCCGCGACCATGGCATCGGGATGACCGAAGAAGACGCCGAGCATGTCTTCGACCGTTTCTGGAGGGCGGATCCGGCGCGGGCACGCACCACGGGCGGCAGCGGGCTGGGCCTGTCCATCGCCACCGAAGACACGCGGCTTCACGGCGGCTGGCTCGAGGCCTGGGGCGAACCAGGAAACGGATCCTGCTTCCGCCTGACGCTTCCCCGCCGCCATGGTGCAGGCTTTGACTCATCCCCGGTGCCGCTGTCTCCCCGCGAGGTCGCTGCCGGCCCCCTGGCGCTCACTGCTGCGGCTCCGATCCGGGAAGAGGATATTGATGCCTACTAA
- the mtrA gene encoding MtrAB system response regulator MtrA yields the protein MKARILVVDDDEALAEMIGIVLRNDGFEPVFCADGSSALEVFRNSKPDLVLLDLMLPGIDGIEVCRQIRSESDTPIVMLTAKSDTSDVVRGLESGADDYVPKPFKPAELVARVRARLRPGDQKSPETLRIGEVSIDVAGHSVTRGSDSVSLTPLEFDLLVALARKPWQVFTREMLLEQVWGYRHAADTRLVNVHVQRLRSKIERDPEAPEIVLTVRGVGYKAGQS from the coding sequence ATGAAGGCACGCATACTGGTCGTAGACGACGACGAAGCACTCGCCGAAATGATCGGTATTGTGCTGCGCAACGACGGGTTTGAACCGGTGTTCTGTGCCGACGGTTCCTCCGCACTCGAAGTGTTCCGCAACAGCAAGCCGGATCTGGTGTTGCTGGACCTGATGCTTCCCGGCATCGACGGCATCGAAGTGTGCCGGCAGATCCGCAGCGAGTCCGACACCCCCATCGTTATGCTCACCGCCAAGTCCGACACGTCCGACGTCGTGCGCGGCCTGGAATCCGGCGCCGACGATTATGTGCCCAAGCCCTTCAAACCCGCGGAGCTGGTGGCGCGCGTGCGTGCCCGGCTGCGCCCGGGCGACCAGAAATCACCGGAGACCCTGCGGATCGGCGAGGTCTCCATTGACGTTGCGGGCCACTCCGTGACCCGAGGCAGCGACAGCGTTTCGCTGACGCCGCTGGAATTCGACCTGCTCGTGGCACTGGCACGCAAGCCCTGGCAGGTTTTCACCCGCGAGATGCTGCTTGAACAGGTCTGGGGGTACCGCCACGCCGCCGACACGCGGCTGGTGAATGTGCATGTGCAGAGGCTCCGCTCAAAGATCGAACGCGACCCCGAAGCACCCGAGATTGTATTGACGGTGCGCGGTGTCGGATACAAAGCGGGCCAGAGCTAA
- a CDS encoding DUF4129 domain-containing protein, whose translation MPSPARLWSGAAMEAPIEPDADQARDWAREELSKRVYEEAEPGLLDRFWARVSDWLNELFEDADGLGAGPGVLVLVLAAVVLVAVAILVIRPRLNASAKKRAEVFAHDVVERATDHRTRADQAAAENRWNEALAEYFRAMVRSAEERVIFDARPARTAAEAGTRLAAAFPDFHPEITWIQQRFDEVLYGKGIAADADYRRASALDTALEAARPASSASAEPPLAVPQ comes from the coding sequence ATGCCGTCCCCAGCACGCCTCTGGTCCGGCGCCGCCATGGAGGCCCCGATCGAGCCCGATGCCGACCAGGCACGGGACTGGGCACGCGAGGAGCTGTCCAAGCGCGTGTACGAAGAAGCCGAACCCGGCCTGCTCGACCGGTTCTGGGCACGGGTCAGCGACTGGCTGAACGAGTTGTTCGAGGATGCGGACGGTCTCGGCGCGGGTCCGGGAGTCCTGGTACTGGTCCTGGCCGCCGTCGTGCTGGTGGCCGTGGCCATTCTCGTGATTCGCCCCCGCTTGAATGCGTCCGCTAAAAAGCGGGCCGAGGTCTTCGCGCACGACGTCGTGGAACGGGCGACCGACCACCGTACCCGCGCGGACCAGGCCGCCGCAGAGAACCGTTGGAATGAGGCCCTTGCCGAGTATTTCCGCGCGATGGTCCGTTCGGCGGAGGAACGGGTCATTTTCGATGCCCGGCCCGCCCGGACGGCCGCCGAAGCCGGCACCAGGCTGGCCGCCGCCTTCCCGGACTTCCACCCGGAGATCACGTGGATCCAGCAGCGGTTCGACGAAGTGCTCTATGGGAAGGGGATTGCCGCGGACGCGGACTACCGACGCGCATCTGCCCTTGATACGGCTTTGGAGGCGGCCCGTCCTGCATCTTCGGCATCGGCGGAACCGCCGCTGGCGGTGCCGCAATGA
- a CDS encoding DUF4350 domain-containing protein: MSRVAAEAVPSGSIGAPGSEGDEEPGRVRSRVAAWLRRHRVPLLLLLLLCGVVIASVWGRADHDTAALSPANPAPDGAMAAAEILADQGVDVQHHQTLAEAQAALDDNPGATLLFLDPSGFLTGEQREDLADAAGRVVLVEPSFEQLADFAPQIRSAGVLPEDPDRHRLDADCSNEDAEAAGAIDAGGKTYRGPVTCFPAPGSQGAGAAGAYAATEGGSTVVLGSADLLANESVALEGNAALVFRTLGADETLVWYQAGPFDIPASEAPADPFALLPPWVNPLLFWLLLVACAAAFWRGRRLGPLVEEPLPVIVHAAETAEGRARLYQDSQAVSHAAATLRAAAMTRLAAHLRVGPGAGVDTVTRAAANASGRSYSEIDHLLNQRLPGTGAELVRWAQDLKDLEEEATSS; the protein is encoded by the coding sequence ATGAGCCGGGTTGCCGCTGAAGCGGTGCCTTCCGGCAGCATTGGTGCCCCGGGAAGTGAAGGCGACGAAGAGCCGGGGCGGGTACGCAGCCGGGTCGCGGCCTGGCTGCGCCGGCACCGGGTCCCGCTTCTGCTTCTGCTGCTGCTCTGCGGAGTCGTGATTGCTTCGGTCTGGGGACGTGCTGATCACGACACCGCTGCCCTCTCCCCCGCCAACCCTGCCCCGGACGGAGCCATGGCCGCCGCCGAAATCCTGGCGGACCAGGGAGTGGACGTGCAGCATCACCAGACGTTGGCGGAAGCGCAGGCCGCCCTGGATGACAATCCCGGGGCGACTCTGCTGTTCCTTGATCCCTCGGGCTTCCTCACCGGTGAACAACGCGAGGACCTTGCCGACGCTGCCGGCCGGGTAGTGCTCGTGGAACCGTCCTTTGAGCAACTGGCGGATTTTGCGCCTCAGATCCGTTCCGCCGGAGTTCTTCCCGAGGATCCTGACCGCCACCGGCTCGACGCTGACTGCAGCAACGAAGATGCCGAGGCGGCCGGAGCCATTGATGCCGGCGGGAAAACCTACCGGGGGCCCGTCACCTGCTTCCCGGCTCCGGGCAGCCAGGGCGCCGGCGCTGCGGGTGCCTATGCGGCTACCGAGGGCGGTTCCACCGTGGTGCTTGGCAGCGCGGACCTGCTCGCCAACGAAAGCGTTGCCCTCGAGGGCAACGCCGCACTGGTTTTCCGCACGCTCGGTGCGGACGAAACACTGGTCTGGTACCAGGCCGGCCCCTTCGATATTCCCGCGTCGGAAGCACCCGCCGATCCCTTTGCCTTGCTGCCCCCATGGGTGAATCCGCTCCTGTTCTGGCTCCTGCTGGTCGCCTGCGCCGCAGCTTTCTGGCGCGGCCGCAGGCTGGGGCCGCTGGTGGAGGAACCCCTGCCCGTTATCGTCCATGCGGCCGAGACCGCTGAGGGCCGGGCCCGCCTGTACCAGGACAGCCAGGCGGTGTCCCATGCAGCCGCCACACTGCGTGCCGCGGCCATGACCCGGCTGGCGGCGCACCTGCGGGTGGGCCCGGGCGCCGGCGTCGACACGGTCACGCGTGCGGCGGCGAACGCATCCGGCCGCAGCTATTCCGAGATTGACCATCTGCTCAACCAGCGACTGCCCGGAACGGGCGCGGAACTCGTGCGCTGGGCGCAGGACCTGAAAGACCTAGAGGAAGAGGCCACTTCATCATGA
- a CDS encoding AAA family ATPase: protein MSQQYEPYAPAPSGAANGTAPAPPPSPGEDPVRAALEQVRREVAKAVVGQDAAVTGLIIALLARGHVLLEGVPGVAKTLLVRSLSAALDLDTKRVQFTPDLMPGDVTGSLIYDNRSSEFSFREGPVFTNILLADEINRTPPKTQASLLEAMEERQVTVDGVTRPLPEPFIVAATQNPVEYEGTYPLPEAQLDRFLLKMTLDLPGREDEIEVIRRHSGGFDPRNLAAAGVRPVASARDLELAREAVARVTVAPEVLAYIVDLVRATRSAPSFQLGVSPRGATALLNTARAWAWLSGRTFVTPDDVKALTLPALRHRVALRPEAQMDGVNVDDVLGSILATVPVPR, encoded by the coding sequence ATGAGCCAGCAGTACGAGCCCTACGCACCCGCACCCTCCGGAGCCGCCAACGGCACCGCGCCGGCGCCTCCTCCCTCTCCGGGAGAGGACCCCGTGCGTGCTGCCCTGGAGCAGGTCCGGCGTGAGGTTGCCAAGGCAGTGGTGGGGCAGGACGCGGCCGTGACGGGCTTGATCATCGCCCTGCTGGCCAGGGGGCATGTGCTGCTCGAGGGGGTGCCCGGCGTCGCCAAGACGCTGTTGGTTCGAAGCCTTTCCGCGGCGTTGGACCTGGACACCAAGCGCGTCCAGTTCACCCCCGACCTCATGCCCGGCGACGTCACCGGCTCCCTGATCTACGACAACCGTTCCTCCGAGTTCTCCTTCCGGGAGGGACCGGTGTTCACCAACATCCTGCTCGCGGACGAAATCAACCGCACGCCGCCCAAGACCCAGGCGTCCCTGCTGGAAGCCATGGAGGAACGCCAGGTGACCGTCGACGGCGTCACCCGTCCGCTGCCCGAGCCGTTCATTGTTGCGGCGACCCAGAACCCGGTGGAGTACGAGGGAACGTACCCGCTCCCCGAGGCCCAGCTCGACCGGTTCCTGCTGAAGATGACGCTAGACCTGCCCGGCCGGGAGGACGAGATCGAGGTGATCCGCCGGCACAGCGGCGGCTTCGATCCGCGGAACCTCGCCGCGGCCGGCGTCCGGCCGGTGGCTTCGGCCCGGGACCTGGAGCTGGCACGCGAGGCAGTGGCCAGGGTAACCGTTGCACCCGAGGTCCTCGCCTACATCGTGGACCTGGTCCGGGCGACGCGTTCGGCGCCGTCGTTCCAGCTAGGGGTGTCCCCCCGCGGGGCAACTGCCCTCCTGAATACTGCGCGGGCCTGGGCCTGGCTCTCGGGACGGACCTTCGTGACTCCGGATGACGTCAAGGCGCTCACCCTTCCCGCCCTGCGGCACCGCGTGGCGCTTCGGCCCGAGGCCCAGATGGACGGGGTCAATGTGGACGATGTGCTGGGAAGCATCCTCGCCACAGTGCCGGTTCCCCGGTAG
- a CDS encoding DUF58 domain-containing protein, whose amino-acid sequence MAVSGRFVLLALLGSVAVVLYPGAVSILLWLAFLAAAAGLDLLLAAPVRRLRVERRLPDSVRLSETTAGTLVVRNDAKARLRAVVRDGWQPSAGARNPQQRLTVPAGEARTMEVVLEPARRGILKSGHVAVRSFGPLGLAARQRTLPVPAEIRVLPPFHAKRHLPSKLRRLRELDGNTSVQLRGAGTEFDSLREYVRGDDVRSIDWRATARRRETVVRTWRPERDRRVVIALDTSRTSAARIDDEPRLDTGIEATLLLAVLARSGGDRVDFLAFDRRIRARVDSGGKENLLSRLVTAAAPLEPELIEADFSLLPGAVHAVSARRSLVVLITALDSGAVEEGLVQVLPRLLEKHVVVVASVRDPGLDELRSGGGTTPAVFRAAAAERALLDRAAVSAQLRSMGAEVVDEPPHELAPKLADMYLRLKAAGRL is encoded by the coding sequence ATGGCTGTTTCGGGCCGCTTTGTCCTGCTGGCGCTCCTGGGCTCCGTGGCCGTGGTGCTGTACCCCGGCGCCGTCTCGATCCTGCTCTGGCTGGCCTTCCTGGCCGCCGCTGCCGGACTGGACCTGCTGCTGGCTGCCCCCGTTCGGCGGCTCCGCGTGGAGCGGCGCCTGCCGGACAGCGTGCGGCTGAGTGAAACGACGGCAGGCACCCTGGTGGTCCGCAATGACGCCAAGGCCCGGCTGCGGGCCGTGGTCCGGGACGGCTGGCAGCCTTCTGCCGGTGCCCGCAACCCGCAGCAGCGCCTGACCGTTCCGGCCGGTGAAGCCCGGACCATGGAAGTGGTGCTGGAACCCGCCCGCCGCGGGATCCTGAAAAGCGGACATGTGGCGGTACGCAGTTTCGGGCCTCTTGGGCTCGCGGCCCGTCAGCGGACGCTGCCTGTCCCCGCGGAAATCCGGGTGCTTCCTCCGTTCCACGCCAAGCGGCACCTGCCTTCCAAGCTGCGCAGGCTAAGGGAGCTGGACGGCAACACGTCGGTACAGCTGCGCGGAGCCGGAACCGAATTCGACTCCCTGCGCGAATATGTGCGCGGCGACGACGTCCGCTCCATCGACTGGCGTGCCACCGCCCGGCGCCGGGAGACCGTAGTGCGGACCTGGCGGCCCGAACGCGACCGCAGGGTGGTCATTGCCCTGGACACCTCCCGGACGTCCGCCGCCCGGATCGACGACGAACCCCGCCTGGACACCGGCATTGAAGCTACCCTGCTCCTGGCCGTGCTTGCCCGCAGCGGCGGCGACCGTGTTGACTTCCTGGCCTTCGACCGGCGGATCCGGGCGCGTGTTGACTCCGGCGGCAAGGAAAACCTGCTGAGCCGGCTCGTCACTGCGGCGGCACCGCTGGAACCCGAACTCATCGAAGCGGATTTCTCCCTGCTGCCCGGCGCAGTGCACGCCGTGTCCGCACGCCGCTCCCTTGTTGTCCTGATCACCGCACTGGATTCCGGAGCTGTGGAGGAGGGGTTGGTGCAGGTCCTGCCCCGGCTGCTGGAAAAGCACGTGGTGGTGGTTGCCTCCGTGCGGGATCCGGGCCTGGACGAACTGCGTTCCGGCGGAGGTACAACGCCGGCGGTCTTCCGTGCCGCGGCAGCGGAGCGGGCCCTGCTCGACCGGGCTGCGGTCAGTGCGCAGCTGCGCTCGATGGGAGCGGAAGTTGTGGATGAGCCGCCGCACGAGCTGGCGCCGAAACTTGCAGATATGTATCTCCGCCTCAAGGCCGCCGGAAGGCTGTAG
- a CDS encoding DUF4166 domain-containing protein, with protein sequence MDSVYQQVLGSGFLRLQPQLQAYFSLGPDTGRFGEGTGVFLRAGCPRAWLRPLLPLVPVSNAFFPEYGTSVPFSIRNYPHLDPWGRPALTAVRRFDFPGRQRTFEDTTVLTGPGVLTDYLGRRRNLATNLLLRVSDDGHLHMNSPGSRLFLGPLRLPLPDFAGADAQVEQWWDAQQDQFRIRTRVIQRQVGTVFEYDGAFTYASRDFDGGLPADVEPARWERRT encoded by the coding sequence ATGGACTCCGTGTACCAGCAGGTCCTCGGATCAGGGTTTCTCCGCCTGCAGCCCCAGCTGCAGGCGTATTTCAGCCTCGGCCCGGACACCGGCCGGTTCGGTGAAGGCACCGGCGTATTTCTCCGTGCCGGCTGTCCACGGGCCTGGCTGCGTCCGCTGCTGCCGCTGGTTCCGGTGTCCAACGCTTTTTTCCCGGAGTACGGGACCTCCGTCCCCTTCTCCATCCGCAACTATCCGCACCTCGACCCGTGGGGCCGGCCGGCGCTGACGGCGGTCCGCCGCTTCGATTTCCCGGGCCGGCAGCGGACCTTCGAGGACACCACTGTGCTGACCGGTCCCGGGGTCCTGACGGATTATCTGGGCCGCCGCCGCAACCTGGCCACGAACCTGCTGCTGCGGGTTTCGGACGACGGTCATCTGCACATGAATTCCCCGGGAAGCCGGCTGTTCCTCGGTCCGCTGCGGCTGCCCCTGCCGGACTTCGCCGGTGCCGACGCGCAGGTGGAACAGTGGTGGGACGCGCAGCAGGATCAGTTCCGGATCCGCACCCGGGTCATCCAGCGGCAGGTCGGCACGGTTTTCGAGTACGACGGCGCCTTCACCTACGCCAGCCGGGATTTCGACGGCGGCCTGCCTGCCGACGTCGAACCGGCACGCTGGGAGCGCCGGACCTAG